A single window of Archangium gephyra DNA harbors:
- a CDS encoding protein kinase domain-containing protein, translating into MSKDALREDGNAWPDTGASLASGASKPVSESDDSFLREVLQVEPSSRLPVPGQRLGGPEGRRFEILEPMGRGGMGQVFRARDETLRREVALKFLLPRPGFEELALAEARAVARLDHENIVRIFDVAEWSHTPGDARVPFLVMECLEGESLAGLLRRERPELRRALEILEAIAAGLAHAHARGIVHRDLKPGNVFLTREGTVKLLDFGLSHLAVEPVRSKLQPAGGTPAYMAPEQWRGEPQDARTDIWAAGVVLYELLTGEPPFQGATMAELRERVTSLEPAPPVRVRHPEVPRRVAVLLTTALAKEPARRFSSALELRQEVRELRGRLFEAGRETRGAAAEPQRRQVSLVSCQLAGLAEGGASLDLEDLGELEAAFHEACVEVIERHGGTVALSMGGEVLACFGWTQGREDDSERAVRAALQLTGELRDTLGRGLPHLPLSGLFVRGGVHTEWMAVGPRLQGEAPKVAAWLARRAGPGEVVVSDTTWKLVRGAFQSEPLGSHAFEGLSGRVSLETHRVRCEREGASRFERAHVAGRLSPLVGRERELEGLLGLWEQAQRGHGAFVLVSGEAGIGKSRLIEALCERVAESSSLIRVQCWSRFTTHALHPVLEMLQLAVGIRPEEPPALRLEKLKARLGALGLSEEDRALLGLLLGLPVPEGSPVLQLSPERRKEKTFESLAHMLMSCPCEDPPRLLVIEDLHWADSSLLEFLSFLLERVGKASFLVVLSARPEFQPDWPRSEGVHRLMLERLPAGRAAALVREVARERELPEETVQTLVRKTDGIPLFIEEMTRMVLEGGAAASIPLTLHELLLARLDLLPSRQKALAQLGAVVGRVFCARMLALLSERDEITVRRDIAGLMEAGLLIERERDVEPGLDYQFRHALFQKAAYQSLSRSTRRRHHRRLVPALETHFSGLVEARPEVLAHHLTEAGEHVRAIGYWARAGRLALERQDSPEALGHLTRALELLPVLTEDARRLQRELEIRMGLGLSMLQVHGYDAPETERMFARVWELFSLVGEALPQLDLPLWALFAYYRGRSEYHRAKELAERLVDLGQRHGQWALRSLGDVMSAVILFAWGRPWEAARELARVLGRPEPSLEEHRALALRYGSDPWMMALAESTIVHAVLGRMEESRRRAREALELAGRIGHPYTLGSAQIYVAMGRLLRREPQGALPLVDRALTFASERRFVIWSTWATLVRGGALAGLGRPREGLALAQGVLEAWRGRGIHNGIPSCLSVVAQTRLALGQVQEALAAIDEALVRSAETGEIGGDTWLHLVRGECLRQAGREEEAGSCFVRALAVARAQGAGLPELRATVSLCRLLRDRGQVEAARRMLERACAGFEPGGECLDLQEARALRDELSRGEAPVWGVTSP; encoded by the coding sequence ATGAGCAAGGATGCTCTGCGAGAGGACGGGAATGCGTGGCCGGACACCGGCGCGAGCCTGGCCTCCGGAGCCTCCAAGCCCGTCTCCGAGTCCGATGACTCCTTCCTGAGGGAAGTGCTCCAGGTCGAGCCCTCCTCCCGGCTGCCGGTCCCCGGACAGCGGCTCGGGGGCCCGGAGGGCCGGCGTTTCGAGATCCTCGAGCCGATGGGCCGGGGAGGGATGGGGCAGGTGTTCCGCGCGCGGGACGAGACGCTGCGGCGTGAGGTGGCGCTCAAGTTCCTGCTGCCCCGCCCTGGCTTCGAGGAGTTGGCGCTCGCCGAGGCACGGGCGGTGGCCCGGCTGGACCACGAGAACATCGTCCGCATCTTCGACGTGGCGGAGTGGAGCCACACGCCCGGCGACGCCCGGGTGCCCTTCCTGGTGATGGAGTGCCTGGAGGGCGAGTCGCTCGCCGGGCTGCTGCGGCGCGAGCGCCCCGAGCTCCGGCGCGCGCTGGAGATTCTCGAGGCCATCGCCGCGGGCCTGGCGCATGCGCACGCGCGGGGCATCGTCCACCGCGATCTCAAGCCCGGCAACGTCTTCCTCACCCGTGAAGGGACGGTGAAGCTGCTGGACTTCGGCCTGTCGCACCTGGCCGTGGAGCCGGTCCGCTCCAAGCTCCAGCCGGCTGGAGGCACTCCGGCCTACATGGCACCGGAGCAGTGGCGAGGGGAGCCGCAGGACGCGCGGACCGACATCTGGGCGGCGGGCGTGGTGCTGTACGAGCTGCTCACGGGGGAGCCGCCCTTCCAGGGTGCCACGATGGCGGAGCTGCGCGAGCGGGTGACGTCCCTGGAGCCAGCGCCCCCGGTCCGCGTGCGCCACCCGGAGGTGCCGCGGCGGGTGGCGGTGCTGCTGACCACCGCGCTGGCGAAGGAGCCGGCCCGGCGTTTCTCCTCGGCGCTGGAGCTGCGGCAGGAGGTGCGCGAGCTGCGCGGGCGGCTCTTCGAGGCCGGGCGCGAGACACGGGGAGCCGCCGCGGAGCCCCAGCGGCGTCAAGTGTCGCTGGTGTCCTGCCAGCTCGCGGGGCTCGCCGAGGGCGGGGCCTCGCTCGACCTCGAGGACCTGGGCGAGCTGGAGGCGGCCTTCCACGAGGCCTGCGTGGAGGTCATCGAGCGGCACGGTGGCACCGTGGCCCTGTCCATGGGCGGCGAGGTGCTCGCGTGCTTTGGTTGGACCCAGGGCCGGGAGGATGACTCGGAGCGCGCGGTGCGCGCGGCGCTCCAGCTCACCGGGGAGCTGCGGGACACGCTGGGGCGCGGGCTGCCGCACCTGCCCCTCTCCGGCCTGTTCGTGCGCGGGGGGGTCCACACGGAGTGGATGGCGGTGGGCCCGCGGCTCCAGGGCGAGGCCCCCAAGGTGGCCGCGTGGCTCGCGCGGCGGGCCGGGCCGGGGGAGGTGGTCGTCAGCGACACGACGTGGAAGCTCGTGCGAGGCGCCTTCCAGTCCGAGCCGCTCGGCTCCCACGCCTTCGAGGGACTGTCGGGACGCGTGAGCCTGGAGACGCACCGCGTGCGGTGCGAGCGGGAGGGGGCCTCCCGGTTCGAGCGGGCTCACGTGGCCGGACGGCTCTCCCCGCTGGTGGGGCGGGAGCGCGAGCTGGAGGGGCTCCTGGGGCTGTGGGAGCAGGCGCAGCGAGGACACGGTGCCTTCGTCCTGGTGAGTGGTGAGGCGGGCATCGGCAAGTCCCGGCTCATCGAGGCGCTGTGCGAGCGGGTGGCGGAGTCCTCCAGTTTGATCCGGGTGCAGTGCTGGTCCCGGTTCACCACCCACGCCCTGCATCCGGTCCTCGAGATGCTTCAGCTGGCGGTGGGCATCCGCCCGGAGGAGCCTCCCGCGCTGCGCCTGGAGAAGCTGAAGGCTCGGTTGGGAGCCCTGGGCCTGTCCGAGGAGGACAGGGCGCTGCTGGGACTGCTGCTGGGGCTGCCTGTCCCCGAGGGCTCACCGGTGCTCCAGCTCTCACCCGAGCGGCGCAAGGAGAAGACCTTCGAGTCCCTGGCCCACATGCTCATGAGCTGTCCCTGTGAGGACCCGCCGCGGCTCCTGGTCATCGAGGATCTGCACTGGGCGGACTCCTCCCTGCTTGAGTTCTTGAGCTTCCTCCTGGAGCGTGTCGGCAAGGCGAGCTTCCTGGTCGTCCTGAGCGCCCGCCCGGAGTTCCAGCCGGACTGGCCGCGAAGCGAGGGGGTGCACCGGCTGATGTTGGAGCGGCTGCCGGCCGGGCGCGCCGCGGCCCTGGTGCGAGAGGTGGCCCGGGAGCGCGAGCTGCCGGAGGAGACGGTCCAGACGCTGGTGCGGAAGACGGATGGCATCCCGCTCTTCATCGAGGAGATGACGCGCATGGTGCTGGAGGGTGGGGCGGCGGCGTCCATTCCGCTCACCCTGCACGAGTTGCTGCTGGCGCGGTTGGATCTGCTGCCCTCGCGCCAGAAGGCCCTGGCCCAGCTGGGCGCGGTGGTGGGGCGGGTCTTCTGTGCGAGGATGCTGGCCCTCCTGTCGGAGCGCGATGAGATCACCGTGCGGCGCGACATCGCCGGGCTGATGGAAGCGGGGCTGTTGATCGAGCGGGAGCGGGATGTCGAGCCCGGGCTGGACTACCAGTTCCGGCACGCGCTCTTCCAGAAGGCCGCGTACCAGTCCCTGTCCCGGAGCACGCGGCGGCGCCACCACCGGCGCCTGGTGCCGGCACTGGAGACGCACTTCTCCGGGCTGGTGGAGGCGAGGCCGGAGGTGCTCGCGCATCACCTCACCGAGGCGGGGGAGCACGTGCGGGCCATCGGCTACTGGGCGAGGGCCGGGCGGCTCGCCCTCGAGCGTCAGGACAGCCCCGAGGCGCTGGGCCATCTGACCCGGGCGCTGGAGCTGTTGCCCGTCCTGACGGAGGACGCGCGGCGCCTCCAGCGGGAGCTGGAGATCCGCATGGGCCTGGGCCTCTCGATGCTGCAGGTGCATGGCTACGACGCGCCCGAGACGGAGCGGATGTTCGCCCGTGTCTGGGAGCTTTTCTCCCTGGTGGGCGAGGCCTTGCCCCAGCTCGACCTGCCCTTGTGGGCGCTCTTCGCCTATTACCGGGGACGGTCCGAGTACCACCGGGCGAAGGAGCTGGCGGAGCGGCTCGTGGACCTGGGACAGCGCCACGGGCAGTGGGCGCTGCGGAGCCTGGGCGACGTGATGAGCGCGGTCATCCTCTTCGCCTGGGGACGGCCGTGGGAAGCCGCGCGGGAGCTGGCGCGCGTCCTGGGCCGCCCGGAGCCTTCCCTCGAGGAGCATCGGGCGCTGGCCCTGCGCTACGGGAGCGATCCCTGGATGATGGCGCTGGCCGAGAGCACCATCGTGCATGCGGTGCTCGGCCGGATGGAGGAGTCGCGGCGCCGGGCCCGCGAGGCGCTGGAGCTGGCCGGCCGCATCGGTCATCCCTACACGCTGGGCTCCGCGCAGATCTACGTGGCCATGGGCCGCCTGCTTCGCCGGGAGCCCCAGGGCGCATTGCCGCTGGTGGATCGGGCCCTTACGTTCGCGAGCGAGCGCAGATTCGTGATCTGGAGCACGTGGGCGACGCTCGTTCGAGGAGGCGCCCTCGCCGGACTGGGGCGGCCCCGGGAAGGCCTCGCACTCGCGCAAGGTGTCCTCGAGGCCTGGCGCGGGCGGGGCATTCATAACGGGATTCCCTCCTGCTTGAGTGTGGTGGCGCAGACCCGGTTGGCACTGGGGCAGGTCCAGGAGGCCTTGGCGGCAATCGATGAAGCCCTGGTCCGGAGCGCGGAGACGGGGGAGATCGGCGGCGATACCTGGCTGCACCTGGTCCGGGGCGAGTGCCTGAGGCAGGCGGGAAGGGAAGAGGAGGCGGGCTCCTGCTTCGTCCGCGCCCTCGCGGTCGCTCGTGCGCAGGGAGCGGGCCTGCCGGAGTTGCGTGCGACGGTGAGCCTGTGCCGCTTGCTGCGGGACAGGGGCCAGGTGGAGGCGGCGCGGCGGATGTTGGAGCGGGCCTGTGCCGGCTTCGAGCCGGGCGGTGAGTGCCTCGATCTCCAGGAGGCGCGGGCGCTTCGGGACGAGCTGTCGCGCGGCGAGGCGCCGGTGTGGGGAGTCACCAGCCCCTGA
- a CDS encoding DEAD/DEAH box helicase has translation MRTPIDRHLPPDHDAFVSAEPPTGRVIVIAPTRAACETIELALGLRLETWLEKHHGPRVRELARAGKGFGIVAGTGTGKTLAIRLIAEEILGQGGTAPLRTGVVNREREATPETPTWNVIIVTTGIARRWFQSGDILPHDTLIIDEIHQTSAELELCLALGKRVGCRFIWLSATVDPALYARYLDSADVLQVQAFDPAKVATVVVQDRQPLAFLDEAFLRTVEKEQRGVGVFLPTRAAVEQAAQYVRTRWPGIHAAHYHGGEPIRAIRPFLEGTAPRPFLLAMTAAGQSALNVPGLDTIVIDDTRFANLIERGRNVLTRLHLGNNELLQMAGRVHGRVEGGRIFILSNRDIDFFALRPKEPEFQLAGDPERVALTAAALGVRADTLDLPVPLDRAAHGRVLRRLQERNIIDAQGRLSSYGRAVEALPVERAWAELIVNAEDALLPYLAVCSAIESLHRMTREERDLEGVLVPGSDHLTAYNLYADAYREAGYIGEVYGLPRHLFHAEKLERWAERRGVLVKALEDAALVMAGVYRSLRLDLPGQLPLVEEPVYRRFADLLACFMPFDLTLDERTASGEQARVSKTSVCAGWGAVAGTLRYFADRHGNPHASIEGTHLPLDVLRKYAHRTEAGLAYDTRYLSLVREWRVEYSGFELESEVEVLSAWGPDQADRARHALAEALARGEAEHPAVRHNQPALDEVRELWRRSGGRTAKLGVPELTSLYKARLEGVTTMDEFLARPLALDLDALVPPEVREPLLSLPDAVFIRDREVPLAYEVEEDETGEPVGVVRLDLPEKLARTLVEEELPLLDRPMRFVVGRGRRGALPADTLLELQDQLDMPWMPEELEEARGKGPRRPKR, from the coding sequence GTGCGCACGCCGATCGATCGCCACCTGCCGCCCGACCACGACGCCTTCGTCTCCGCCGAGCCACCCACGGGACGCGTCATCGTCATCGCCCCCACGCGCGCGGCGTGTGAGACGATCGAGCTCGCGCTCGGACTGCGCCTGGAGACGTGGCTCGAGAAGCACCACGGGCCGCGGGTGCGCGAGCTGGCGCGCGCCGGCAAGGGCTTTGGCATCGTCGCCGGGACCGGCACCGGAAAGACGCTCGCCATCCGCCTCATCGCCGAGGAGATTCTCGGCCAGGGAGGCACGGCCCCGCTCCGGACCGGCGTGGTGAACCGCGAGCGCGAGGCCACGCCCGAGACGCCCACCTGGAACGTCATCATCGTGACCACTGGCATCGCGCGGCGCTGGTTCCAGAGCGGCGACATCCTTCCGCACGACACCCTCATCATCGATGAGATCCACCAGACGTCGGCGGAGCTCGAGCTCTGCCTCGCGCTCGGCAAGCGCGTGGGCTGCCGCTTCATCTGGCTCTCCGCCACCGTGGACCCGGCGCTCTACGCGCGCTACCTCGACAGCGCGGACGTGCTCCAGGTCCAGGCGTTCGATCCGGCGAAGGTGGCCACCGTCGTGGTCCAGGACAGGCAGCCGCTCGCGTTCCTGGACGAGGCGTTCCTGCGCACCGTGGAGAAGGAGCAACGCGGGGTGGGCGTCTTCCTCCCCACGCGGGCGGCCGTCGAGCAGGCGGCCCAGTACGTCCGCACCCGCTGGCCGGGCATCCACGCGGCGCACTACCACGGCGGAGAGCCCATCCGCGCCATCCGGCCCTTCCTCGAGGGAACCGCGCCCCGGCCCTTCCTGCTCGCCATGACGGCCGCGGGACAGAGCGCCCTCAACGTGCCGGGGCTCGACACCATCGTCATCGACGACACGCGCTTCGCCAACCTCATCGAGCGCGGGCGCAACGTGCTCACGCGCCTCCACCTCGGGAACAACGAGCTGCTCCAGATGGCCGGACGCGTGCACGGCCGCGTGGAGGGCGGGCGCATCTTCATCCTCAGCAACCGCGACATCGACTTCTTCGCGCTCCGCCCGAAAGAGCCCGAGTTCCAGCTCGCCGGAGACCCGGAACGCGTGGCGCTCACCGCCGCCGCCCTCGGTGTGCGGGCCGACACGTTGGACCTCCCCGTGCCGCTCGACCGCGCCGCCCATGGCCGCGTGCTCCGGCGGTTGCAGGAGCGCAACATCATCGACGCGCAGGGGCGGCTCTCGTCCTACGGCCGCGCGGTCGAGGCCCTCCCGGTGGAGCGCGCCTGGGCGGAGCTGATCGTCAACGCGGAGGACGCGCTGCTCCCCTACCTGGCCGTGTGCAGCGCCATCGAGTCGCTCCACCGCATGACGCGCGAGGAGCGCGACCTGGAGGGGGTGCTCGTCCCCGGCAGCGATCACCTCACCGCCTACAACCTCTACGCCGACGCATACCGCGAGGCGGGCTACATCGGCGAGGTGTACGGGCTCCCGCGCCACCTGTTCCACGCGGAGAAGCTGGAGCGCTGGGCCGAGCGGCGCGGCGTGCTGGTGAAGGCCCTCGAGGACGCGGCGCTGGTGATGGCGGGCGTCTACCGGAGCCTGCGCCTCGACCTGCCCGGGCAGCTCCCCCTCGTCGAGGAGCCCGTGTACCGGCGCTTCGCCGATCTGCTCGCGTGCTTCATGCCCTTCGACCTGACCCTCGACGAGCGGACGGCCTCGGGCGAGCAGGCCCGCGTCTCGAAGACGAGCGTGTGCGCAGGCTGGGGCGCGGTGGCGGGGACACTCCGCTACTTCGCCGACCGCCATGGCAACCCGCACGCCTCCATCGAGGGCACGCACCTCCCGCTCGACGTGCTGAGGAAGTACGCGCACCGCACCGAGGCCGGGCTCGCCTACGACACGCGGTACCTGTCGCTCGTGCGCGAGTGGCGCGTGGAGTACTCCGGCTTCGAGCTGGAGAGCGAAGTCGAGGTGCTCTCCGCCTGGGGGCCGGACCAGGCCGATCGTGCACGGCATGCGCTCGCGGAAGCACTGGCCCGCGGCGAGGCGGAGCACCCGGCGGTACGCCACAACCAGCCGGCCCTCGACGAGGTGCGCGAGCTGTGGCGCCGCTCGGGTGGACGCACGGCGAAGCTCGGGGTGCCCGAGCTCACCTCCCTCTACAAGGCCCGGCTCGAGGGCGTCACCACCATGGACGAGTTCCTCGCGCGCCCGCTGGCGCTCGACCTGGACGCGCTGGTGCCGCCCGAGGTGCGCGAGCCACTGCTGTCCTTGCCGGACGCGGTGTTCATCCGCGACCGTGAGGTGCCACTGGCCTACGAGGTGGAGGAGGACGAGACGGGAGAGCCCGTCGGGGTGGTCCGGCTCGACCTGCCGGAGAAGCTCGCGCGCACACTCGTGGAGGAGGAGCTGCCGTTGCTCGACCGGCCCATGCGCTTCGTGGTGGGCCGCGGCCGGCGCGGCGCCTTGCCCGCCGACACACTGCTCGAGTTGCAGGACCAGCTCGACATGCCGTGGATGCCCGAGGAGCTCGAGGAGGCACGGGGCAAGGGGCCCCGGCGTCCGAAGCGCTGA
- a CDS encoding nucleoside hydrolase, protein MSLQRYSLPSAALAALLLASCSRAPTPVIADVDSDYDDMVSLAYLCQEHQRGNLRLAAVTVTNTGAGLPGKALRHARCVLEACGLKDIPVADASPPTPHAFTPMMREGIDGILSDVFTRCTASAESTPKQAPQLIAEVALASPEPVTVVATGPLSNLAAALQAEPKLQEHIARTYIMGGAVSVPGNLCCGVPEEFDNTQEFNIFVDPPAAATVLRSLPAGSVSLVPLDATRHVPVTRAYAQRLAEQASASGAARVVSAIANHPNMLMGIDLGLLYWWDPLVAVAVFHPETVTFQTQSVEVVLDGASAGRTRAAEGGQSTRVGMGANAQRFEDLLLESLTAQP, encoded by the coding sequence ATGAGCCTCCAACGTTACAGCCTCCCCTCCGCCGCGCTCGCCGCCCTGCTGCTCGCCTCCTGCTCTCGCGCCCCCACGCCCGTCATCGCGGATGTGGACTCGGACTATGACGACATGGTCTCGCTCGCGTACCTGTGCCAGGAGCACCAGCGCGGCAACCTGCGGCTCGCCGCGGTGACCGTCACCAACACCGGGGCCGGCCTCCCGGGCAAGGCCCTGCGTCACGCGCGCTGTGTGCTCGAGGCCTGCGGACTGAAGGACATTCCCGTGGCCGATGCCTCGCCCCCCACGCCCCATGCCTTCACCCCCATGATGCGCGAAGGCATCGACGGCATCCTCTCCGACGTCTTCACCCGTTGCACCGCCAGCGCCGAGTCCACGCCGAAGCAGGCCCCGCAGCTGATCGCCGAGGTGGCCCTGGCCTCGCCGGAGCCCGTCACCGTGGTGGCCACCGGGCCCCTGTCCAACCTGGCCGCCGCGCTCCAGGCCGAGCCGAAGCTCCAGGAGCACATCGCCCGCACCTACATCATGGGAGGTGCCGTGTCCGTGCCCGGCAACCTCTGCTGCGGCGTGCCCGAGGAGTTCGACAACACCCAGGAGTTCAACATCTTCGTGGACCCGCCCGCCGCGGCCACGGTGCTGCGCTCACTGCCCGCCGGAAGTGTCTCGCTGGTTCCCTTGGATGCGACCCGCCATGTCCCGGTGACGCGGGCCTATGCCCAACGCCTCGCCGAGCAGGCCTCCGCCTCCGGCGCCGCCCGGGTGGTCTCGGCCATCGCCAACCACCCCAACATGCTCATGGGCATCGACCTGGGCCTGCTGTACTGGTGGGATCCCCTCGTCGCCGTGGCGGTCTTCCATCCCGAGACCGTCACCTTCCAGACGCAATCCGTGGAGGTGGTGCTCGACGGAGCCTCGGCGGGCCGGACGCGCGCCGCCGAGGGCGGGCAGAGCACACGCGTGGGCATGGGTGCCAACGCCCAGCGCTTCGAGGACCTGCTGCTGGAGAGCCTCACCGCCCAGCCATAG
- a CDS encoding vanadium-dependent haloperoxidase — MRGLWKRSLGLVAVLALASCREEPEETPKETNQAVLEWSNASRELIPSMVGAFVPHSRQVAFTHVAMHDAINSIRHRYATYGTPVDASADASPEAAAIAAAHSMLVKLHPERQAELDERFVTSLAALPDSASKTEGLRVGEAVATRLWEQRANDGATAEPTYVAPTPEQGVWRQVPPWSDKGLYPNTFLAQWSAVRTWSVPSAAEFRCPPPPALTSETFVRDLEEVKLLGASTSAARTTDQTDAALFWAPITAPLLAIDVGQKMAVRKGLGLEDTARVLALGSMAAADAVIINIHSKQAYNFWRPITAIREGSPGMAADPTWAPLIDTPPNQEYPAGHPQQSSAVVNTYVQLFGSEPFATPLIVRNPQGRERGFNSFQAMVDDVVLARVIGGMHFRNSGVVGAESGRKIAEWVTGHNLQPVSP, encoded by the coding sequence ATGCGCGGTTTGTGGAAGCGGAGTCTGGGGCTGGTGGCGGTGTTGGCGTTGGCCTCCTGTCGCGAGGAGCCGGAGGAGACCCCGAAGGAGACCAACCAGGCCGTGCTGGAGTGGAGCAACGCCTCGCGCGAGCTCATCCCCTCCATGGTGGGCGCTTTCGTTCCCCACTCGCGCCAGGTGGCGTTCACCCACGTCGCCATGCACGACGCGATCAACTCGATCCGCCATCGCTATGCGACGTATGGCACGCCGGTGGACGCCTCCGCCGACGCCTCGCCCGAGGCCGCCGCGATCGCCGCCGCCCACTCCATGCTCGTGAAGCTCCACCCCGAGCGTCAGGCGGAGCTCGATGAGCGCTTCGTCACCTCACTGGCGGCGCTCCCGGACAGCGCCAGCAAGACGGAGGGCCTCCGGGTGGGAGAGGCCGTGGCCACGCGGTTGTGGGAGCAGCGCGCCAACGACGGTGCCACCGCGGAGCCCACCTATGTGGCCCCCACGCCGGAGCAGGGTGTGTGGCGGCAGGTACCGCCCTGGTCGGACAAGGGCCTCTACCCGAACACCTTCCTGGCCCAGTGGAGCGCCGTCCGGACGTGGTCCGTCCCGAGTGCCGCGGAGTTCCGTTGCCCTCCGCCGCCCGCCCTCACGAGCGAGACCTTCGTGCGCGACCTCGAGGAGGTGAAGCTCCTGGGTGCGAGCACGAGCGCGGCGCGCACCACCGACCAGACGGACGCGGCCCTGTTCTGGGCGCCCATCACGGCGCCCCTGCTCGCCATCGACGTCGGCCAGAAGATGGCGGTCCGCAAGGGATTGGGTCTCGAGGACACGGCCCGGGTGCTCGCCCTGGGCAGCATGGCCGCGGCGGATGCGGTGATCATCAACATCCACAGCAAGCAGGCCTACAACTTCTGGCGGCCCATCACCGCCATTCGTGAGGGCAGCCCTGGCATGGCGGCGGACCCCACCTGGGCGCCGCTGATCGACACGCCCCCGAACCAGGAGTACCCGGCCGGGCACCCGCAGCAGTCGAGCGCCGTGGTGAACACGTACGTGCAGCTCTTCGGCTCCGAGCCTTTCGCCACGCCGCTCATCGTGCGCAATCCCCAGGGCCGGGAGCGCGGCTTCAACAGCTTCCAGGCGATGGTCGATGACGTGGTCCTCGCCCGTGTCATCGGTGGCATGCACTTCCGCAACTCGGGCGTGGTGGGTGCGGAGTCCGGGCGGAAGATCGCCGAGTGGGTGACGGGCCACAACCTCCAGCCCGTGAGCCCCTAG
- a CDS encoding cytochrome P450 → MQTYDLFAPAITPADRSALFAKMRSEPGLCRVEPFGAYAAARYEDAAAILKDPKRFSSEALAVTAEPAWLGPNPVAQSMLSMDPPRHTPLRALVTRAFGPAGMARLEAQVRRASETLAEAAVRQGEVDLVDAFTFVLPRDIIGVMLGLDPSTFSEFRRWSTNMGLISSARTPEQYEEIRSVVREMKDYLTDVIHARRRQPGEDMVSDLLQAEVEGQKLTDEQLLSFLFLLLPAGMETTSQLLGNAVLTLAQHPEQLELMRADKTHIPRFVEEVLRYEPPTQLSFRMAMQDVELSGTKVPAGSLVLGLIGSANRDERVFDQPERFLPGREKATQHLSFGYGVHFCLGAQLARMEARLGLEALVSRIRGLRLRSPEVQWLPGFTIHGPAVLPVELVAA, encoded by the coding sequence ATGCAGACGTACGACCTGTTCGCCCCCGCCATCACCCCGGCCGACCGCTCCGCCCTGTTCGCGAAGATGCGGAGCGAGCCCGGGCTTTGCCGCGTAGAGCCTTTCGGGGCCTACGCGGCGGCCCGCTACGAGGATGCGGCGGCCATCCTGAAGGATCCGAAGCGCTTCTCGTCCGAGGCGCTCGCCGTCACGGCGGAGCCGGCCTGGCTGGGGCCCAACCCGGTCGCCCAATCGATGCTCTCGATGGATCCGCCGCGTCACACCCCGCTGCGCGCGCTGGTCACCCGGGCCTTCGGTCCCGCGGGGATGGCCCGTCTGGAGGCCCAGGTCCGGCGGGCGAGCGAGACGCTGGCCGAGGCCGCCGTGCGCCAGGGCGAGGTGGATCTGGTGGATGCCTTCACCTTCGTGCTGCCCCGCGACATCATCGGCGTGATGCTCGGCCTGGATCCGAGCACCTTCTCGGAGTTCAGGCGGTGGTCCACGAACATGGGGCTCATCTCCTCCGCGAGGACGCCCGAGCAGTACGAGGAGATCCGCTCCGTGGTGCGGGAGATGAAGGACTACCTGACGGACGTCATCCACGCGCGCCGCCGCCAGCCGGGCGAGGACATGGTGAGTGATCTGCTCCAGGCGGAGGTGGAAGGGCAGAAGCTCACGGACGAACAGCTGCTGTCCTTCCTCTTCCTGCTGCTGCCGGCGGGCATGGAGACGACGTCGCAGCTGCTCGGCAACGCGGTGCTGACGCTCGCCCAGCATCCCGAGCAACTGGAGCTCATGCGGGCGGACAAGACGCACATTCCGCGCTTCGTCGAGGAGGTGCTGCGCTACGAGCCGCCCACGCAGCTCAGCTTCCGCATGGCGATGCAGGACGTGGAGCTGTCGGGGACGAAGGTGCCGGCGGGGAGCCTGGTGCTGGGGCTGATCGGCTCGGCCAACCGGGATGAGCGGGTGTTCGATCAGCCGGAGCGCTTCCTCCCCGGGCGGGAGAAGGCCACCCAGCACCTGTCCTTCGGGTACGGCGTGCACTTCTGCCTGGGCGCGCAGCTGGCCCGGATGGAAGCGAGGCTGGGCCTGGAGGCGCTCGTCTCGCGCATCCGCGGGTTGCGGCTGCGCTCGCCGGAGGTCCAGTGGCTGCCCGGGTTCACGATCCACGGGCCCGCGGTGCTGCCCGTGGAGCTCGTTGCCGCCTGA